One part of the Novipirellula aureliae genome encodes these proteins:
- a CDS encoding type IA DNA topoisomerase has protein sequence MKVVLAEKPSVARDLASFLKANSRHDGYLQGGGYQVTWAFGHLVELKEPGDYDPSLKRWTLESLPFVPAEFQLRLRGDDGARKQFAVIERLFQAADSLICATDAGREGELIFRYILSLTGCEQKPADRLWLSSLTPPAIAAAFRSIRPLSDYNNLYAAAKCRSEADWIVGLNATRNYTVRYRSVHTEPKTDESNSDKSPRRHSGLLWSLGRVQTPVLAMIVRRDDEIRTFRSEPFWELLTEYRDVQFRFTGDRFGDEWEAKKRLEAVKPYPLNVTKVTGRSEKSPPPQLYDLTELQRDMNRRFGLSAADTLAAAQSLYEGKWITYPRTDSRYLSKDMRKDVPKILEQLRPRKSSEIARLDLKSLPFSSRIINDAKITDHHAIIPTGSNPGSLSDRQRKVYDAIAIRFIAAFYPACEKQITTVDASASKTNFRARGVRVVVAGWTQLYPRKGKANGNRAKAGAPDESQSLPDFKQGESGPHQPFIKSGQTSAPKHFTENTLLGAMDTAGKLVDEAELREALKEKGLGTPATRAATIETLLHRNYIVRSVKNIIATDLGRYLIAIVKDRNLTSPELTGEWEAKLKRIETGGLSANVFMSEIADYARDLVRSDDLQIDMSIYGHCPLCGEKIIKGNKALGCSDWRNGCKFVLPPVYRDEPLSMNSLRELLQWGVMSEPIAIAGESPILLGMSASGVIVEIPVPRGDEQNVSGKSASKGAGKPSSATQNQNSDSIGKCPLCQSPVVETPKAYSCSRWREGCPLTIWKTMSGRKISVTNAKKLLQSGKSPVIKGFKSNAGKKFDARLKLVDGKVSFDF, from the coding sequence ATGAAGGTCGTCTTGGCTGAGAAACCGTCCGTTGCTCGTGACTTGGCATCTTTCCTAAAAGCAAATTCACGGCACGATGGTTACTTGCAAGGAGGCGGCTATCAAGTCACTTGGGCGTTTGGACATCTCGTCGAACTAAAGGAACCTGGCGATTACGATCCGTCGCTGAAACGTTGGACGCTCGAATCCTTGCCGTTCGTGCCGGCCGAATTTCAGTTGCGACTGCGAGGCGACGACGGGGCACGAAAACAATTTGCGGTGATTGAGCGTTTGTTCCAAGCCGCTGATTCGCTGATTTGCGCCACGGATGCTGGACGCGAAGGCGAATTGATTTTCCGCTATATCCTATCGCTTACCGGGTGTGAACAGAAACCTGCGGATCGATTATGGTTAAGTTCCTTGACGCCGCCTGCTATTGCAGCGGCGTTTCGTTCGATCCGTCCGCTTTCGGACTACAATAATCTGTACGCCGCCGCCAAATGCCGCAGCGAAGCGGATTGGATCGTCGGGCTAAACGCCACCCGAAACTATACCGTTCGCTATCGATCGGTCCACACCGAACCCAAAACCGACGAGTCCAACAGCGATAAATCCCCGCGTCGCCACTCCGGTTTATTGTGGAGCCTAGGCCGCGTGCAAACGCCCGTATTGGCAATGATCGTTCGCCGTGATGACGAGATCCGCACGTTTCGCAGCGAGCCCTTTTGGGAACTACTGACCGAGTATCGAGACGTACAATTTCGCTTCACTGGCGATCGGTTCGGTGATGAATGGGAAGCAAAGAAACGATTAGAAGCGGTCAAGCCCTATCCGCTAAATGTCACCAAGGTGACAGGCCGCAGCGAAAAATCGCCGCCGCCACAATTATACGATTTGACCGAACTGCAACGAGACATGAACCGTCGGTTTGGACTTTCGGCTGCCGATACGCTCGCGGCGGCTCAATCGCTTTACGAAGGAAAATGGATCACTTACCCGAGAACCGATTCTCGCTACCTCAGCAAAGACATGCGCAAGGACGTTCCAAAGATTCTGGAGCAACTAAGGCCACGGAAGTCATCCGAAATCGCTCGTCTCGACTTAAAATCGCTACCATTCTCGTCGCGAATCATCAACGATGCCAAGATCACTGACCATCATGCGATCATTCCGACAGGATCCAACCCCGGCAGCCTGAGCGATCGCCAGCGTAAAGTCTATGACGCCATCGCCATTCGGTTTATCGCAGCGTTTTATCCGGCATGTGAAAAACAGATCACAACGGTCGATGCATCGGCAAGCAAAACCAATTTCCGAGCTCGAGGTGTGCGAGTCGTTGTCGCTGGTTGGACTCAGTTGTATCCAAGAAAAGGAAAAGCAAACGGTAACAGGGCAAAGGCTGGTGCGCCGGACGAATCACAATCGCTACCCGATTTCAAACAGGGTGAATCAGGACCCCATCAACCATTCATCAAATCAGGCCAAACGTCAGCTCCTAAGCATTTTACCGAAAACACGCTCCTCGGTGCGATGGACACGGCTGGAAAACTTGTCGACGAAGCAGAACTTCGCGAAGCACTCAAAGAAAAAGGACTTGGCACCCCCGCGACACGGGCGGCAACGATCGAGACGCTGTTGCATCGTAACTACATCGTGCGGTCTGTGAAAAACATCATCGCTACCGATTTGGGACGATACTTAATCGCAATCGTAAAGGACCGCAACTTGACCAGCCCTGAGTTGACGGGCGAATGGGAAGCGAAACTCAAAAGAATCGAAACAGGTGGTTTGTCGGCAAACGTCTTTATGAGCGAGATCGCTGACTACGCTCGCGATTTGGTCCGCAGCGACGACCTGCAAATTGACATGAGCATTTACGGTCATTGTCCACTTTGTGGTGAAAAGATCATCAAGGGAAACAAGGCTCTTGGTTGTTCGGATTGGCGCAATGGTTGCAAGTTTGTATTGCCACCTGTCTACCGTGACGAACCATTGTCAATGAACTCGCTACGTGAACTTTTGCAATGGGGAGTGATGAGCGAACCGATCGCGATTGCAGGCGAATCGCCTATCTTATTGGGCATGTCCGCTTCGGGCGTGATCGTTGAAATCCCTGTCCCTCGAGGCGACGAGCAGAACGTGAGTGGCAAGTCCGCAAGCAAGGGTGCGGGCAAGCCGTCATCGGCAACACAAAACCAAAACAGCGATTCGATTGGCAAGTGCCCGTTGTGTCAAAGTCCAGTCGTTGAGACCCCCAAGGCGTACAGTTGCAGTCGCTGGCGTGAGGGCTGTCCTTTAACGATATGGAAGACGATGTCGGGACGCAAAATTTCAGTCACCAATGCGAAAAAACTGTTGCAAAGCGGGAAGTCGCCAGTGATCAAAGGATTCAAATCGAACGCGGGTAAGAAGTTTGATGCCAGATTGAAATTGGTCGATGGCAAGGTGAGTTTTGATTTCTAG
- a CDS encoding topoisomerase C-terminal repeat-containing protein: protein MTSKAYRCSRWREAYPFTIGKTISGHKTSATHAKIRLCSGKTPVIKGFKSKAGKSFDARLKLVDCKACFDFGVAFESPSRLQWILRLSFASRFRSLDGKPERM, encoded by the coding sequence ATGACGAGCAAAGCATACCGTTGTAGTCGCTGGCGTGAGGCCTATCCTTTCACGATAGGGAAGACGATATCGGGGCATAAAACATCAGCCACCCATGCGAAGATACGACTGTGTAGCGGCAAAACGCCTGTGATCAAAGGATTCAAATCCAAAGCCGGAAAGAGCTTTGATGCCAGACTTAAACTAGTCGATTGCAAAGCCTGCTTCGATTTCGGAGTGGCGTTCGAGTCACCCTCACGTTTGCAGTGGATCCTTAGGCTGTCCTTCGCATCTCGGTTCCGCTCGCTTGATGGCAAGCCGGAGAGGATGTAG
- a CDS encoding glycosyltransferase yields the protein MHPQSTSKISSGKEPQSTSCLVNNYNYADYVCEAVESAIEQELAFDEIIVVDDGSIDDSVRRLRQRFSSHDNVMIIEKENGGQLSAFHRGVQESRGDLIFFLDADDRYNSRLNWMASTLFSKNRTIDFLSVGYEEFGETLPGNSSPQPSRDYGFTALSTIFDRRWVGNPTSCLSMRSKLVNRVLPYQDEDAWRIRADDVLVYGSSILGAHKYHLGEPLVEYRIHQNNGYAKQKIDTLTKLKHAIEVNRLISYYVEKSGYEIGLLGNLLPREFRTLERPTYSELRRYIHMCSRTGLPLRLRIDSIAIMLHHYLVERFKKKPFTSFVDLEFARPSLPITEKREATSSPACHQASGTEMRRTA from the coding sequence GTGCATCCACAGTCGACGAGCAAGATCTCTAGCGGAAAAGAACCACAAAGCACGAGTTGTCTCGTCAACAACTACAATTACGCCGACTACGTTTGCGAGGCGGTTGAATCGGCAATCGAGCAAGAGCTAGCATTTGATGAAATCATTGTCGTCGATGATGGATCGATCGATGATTCCGTTCGTCGTTTAAGGCAACGGTTTTCTTCCCATGACAACGTCATGATTATTGAGAAGGAGAATGGGGGTCAGTTATCGGCTTTCCATCGTGGTGTACAGGAAAGTCGAGGCGATCTGATTTTTTTTCTCGATGCTGACGATCGCTATAATTCTCGGCTGAATTGGATGGCCAGTACGCTGTTTTCCAAGAATCGAACGATCGATTTCCTAAGCGTAGGCTATGAAGAGTTTGGCGAGACACTTCCAGGAAACTCGTCTCCACAGCCAAGTCGGGACTACGGTTTTACTGCCCTTAGCACGATCTTTGATCGGCGCTGGGTTGGTAACCCGACATCATGTCTGTCCATGCGATCAAAACTAGTCAATCGAGTTTTACCCTATCAAGATGAGGATGCTTGGCGGATCCGGGCCGACGATGTGTTGGTGTACGGATCTTCTATCCTGGGTGCGCATAAGTATCACCTCGGTGAACCGCTAGTCGAATATCGCATCCATCAAAATAATGGCTATGCGAAACAAAAGATTGACACGCTAACAAAATTGAAACATGCGATCGAAGTAAATCGTCTGATCAGCTACTATGTTGAAAAGTCCGGTTATGAGATCGGTTTGCTCGGCAATCTGCTACCGAGAGAGTTTCGAACGCTGGAACGCCCCACCTACAGCGAATTGAGACGCTATATCCACATGTGCTCACGAACCGGTTTGCCTCTCCGATTGCGTATCGATTCCATAGCTATCATGCTTCACCATTATTTAGTCGAACGCTTCAAGAAAAAGCCGTTCACGTCATTCGTGGATTTAGAATTCGCACGCCCCTCGTTGCCAATTACGGAGAAAAGGGAAGCTACATCCTCTCCGGCTTGCCATCAAGCGAGCGGAACCGAGATGCGAAGGACAGCCTAA
- a CDS encoding transposase — MEKLHQRFPNAHLHLRIDAAGQYADNIEAFVRSLDQLPMTVSVGQPKVNKDYHSVVAPKNQTDKTESYAMARYAVVEQPQASYGTPPEFTTLKRIASRLQAQVKQTTRLTNALHEALTCVFTELATLAPNIAADWVLMMLMKYPTAKRIAAARLSSLTKIPYLLPEKALEIQNAAKRTVSKQSSELDEELIQDLVGELQHSLSEEKRRKQLLVKAFNALPKGPHQRIATIKGIGDQTAAAIVATAISIDRFETDRKLVGYYGIFPRELQSGVDKFGRPIPPGKKVMCKQGNDLVRGLLWQCAKCASAANGGNPEVRALYLRRLEAGDTAMCAWGYCMTKLLRQVYGVWTTDTDFDPEYEARRRAARQAAQQADRIKGKAETEVSGHKDVSGSEETGKVVTNTPASMEPVSHSDDIVHDDPSAGTVQAEVAPTAARPLIDFAELRSRISMADVLTKMGYSFRVGAGQHRGKCPLHDPSVGRGKPFSVNFKREVFRCFESSCGCQGNVLDLWSAYRKLPLYESALDLAKTFNIELPDQRRSSPRKKQKKLGGHTPPTP; from the coding sequence TTGGAAAAACTGCACCAACGATTCCCCAACGCACACCTGCACCTTCGCATCGATGCTGCTGGCCAGTACGCCGACAACATCGAAGCCTTTGTGCGATCCCTTGATCAACTGCCCATGACCGTCTCGGTCGGCCAACCTAAAGTGAATAAGGACTACCATAGCGTCGTCGCGCCCAAGAACCAAACCGACAAGACCGAAAGCTATGCCATGGCACGCTACGCGGTTGTCGAACAGCCCCAAGCGTCCTACGGCACACCGCCCGAATTTACCACTCTCAAGCGAATCGCTTCCAGATTGCAAGCACAAGTCAAGCAGACCACGCGGCTAACCAATGCGCTGCACGAAGCCTTGACCTGCGTCTTCACCGAACTAGCCACGCTCGCTCCCAACATCGCCGCCGATTGGGTGCTGATGATGCTTATGAAATATCCCACCGCCAAACGAATCGCTGCTGCCCGGCTGAGCAGCCTGACGAAGATCCCCTATCTTCTGCCAGAGAAGGCGTTGGAGATTCAAAATGCTGCAAAACGCACTGTTTCTAAACAATCCAGTGAACTCGATGAAGAGTTGATCCAAGATCTTGTCGGTGAACTGCAGCACTCCCTTAGCGAAGAGAAACGTCGAAAACAGTTGCTCGTCAAAGCATTCAATGCGTTGCCCAAAGGCCCACACCAACGCATTGCCACGATTAAAGGGATTGGCGACCAAACCGCCGCAGCAATCGTCGCTACAGCGATCTCGATCGACCGTTTCGAAACCGATCGTAAGCTCGTCGGATACTACGGCATCTTCCCACGAGAGCTGCAAAGCGGTGTTGATAAGTTCGGTCGTCCGATCCCGCCAGGTAAGAAAGTTATGTGCAAACAAGGCAACGATCTGGTTCGGGGTCTGTTGTGGCAGTGCGCCAAATGTGCTTCGGCCGCCAACGGTGGCAACCCGGAAGTACGTGCGTTGTACCTACGTCGACTCGAAGCGGGCGACACGGCGATGTGTGCTTGGGGCTACTGCATGACAAAACTGCTGCGGCAAGTCTACGGCGTGTGGACCACCGACACGGACTTCGATCCCGAGTACGAAGCCAGGCGTCGCGCTGCCCGTCAAGCCGCTCAGCAAGCCGACAGGATCAAAGGGAAAGCAGAAACAGAGGTGTCGGGCCACAAGGACGTATCCGGCTCCGAAGAGACTGGAAAAGTAGTCACCAACACCCCTGCTTCGATGGAACCCGTTTCTCATTCGGATGATATCGTTCATGATGATCCATCTGCGGGCACGGTGCAAGCGGAAGTTGCACCAACTGCCGCCCGTCCGCTGATCGATTTCGCGGAGCTTCGTAGTCGGATCAGCATGGCCGACGTGTTGACGAAAATGGGTTATTCATTTCGAGTGGGCGCAGGCCAGCATCGAGGCAAGTGTCCGCTTCATGATCCGAGCGTGGGTCGAGGCAAACCGTTCTCAGTCAATTTCAAGCGAGAAGTGTTTCGCTGTTTCGAATCGAGTTGCGGTTGTCAGGGCAATGTTCTGGATCTGTGGTCCGCGTATCGCAAACTACCGCTCTACGAATCCGCGTTGGACTTAGCGAAAACCTTCAACATTGAACTTCCCGATCAGCGACGATCCAGCCCTCGAAAAAAACAAAAAAAACTTGGCGGGCATACCCCGCCCACCCCTTGA
- a CDS encoding DUF7674 family protein — MTFRTSFLDWSLEQFPELTVDFDRESAKTRLHFAFLAFRKHTQAAIDNHDRERVLELFEMADRVLRCAYPEMRSLFHVVYVEDLHFNDERTQRSWAAELLTPVLKGERSRSIPGLPTSSTS, encoded by the coding sequence ATGACGTTTCGTACTTCATTCCTTGATTGGTCGCTTGAGCAATTCCCGGAATTGACGGTCGACTTTGATCGGGAATCCGCGAAGACTCGTCTGCACTTTGCATTTTTGGCGTTTCGAAAACACACGCAAGCGGCAATCGACAATCATGATCGCGAACGTGTACTTGAGCTATTTGAAATGGCAGACCGCGTTTTGAGATGCGCTTACCCCGAAATGCGATCACTTTTTCATGTCGTGTACGTCGAAGACCTGCACTTCAATGACGAACGAACGCAGCGATCTTGGGCGGCTGAACTACTTACGCCCGTCCTCAAAGGCGAGCGTTCGCGGTCGATTCCAGGCTTACCCACTAGCTCAACTTCATGA
- a CDS encoding SMI1/KNR4 family protein has product MTNWPDLLTRHHAAAQADSGYEPIFGDPASPESIADVESKIGLPLPAELKDLYLRVDGYGLQMEPESMISPWFIVPTSEISDFVSAHRGTFADTHRSLSDRFIPFIDWANGDSMGYIYDRDGNLIDGLHMFMHELYRYDPEQEPDEFIRSFEGSLADFLEP; this is encoded by the coding sequence ATGACAAACTGGCCCGACTTGCTAACGCGGCATCACGCGGCCGCTCAGGCTGATTCTGGCTACGAACCCATCTTTGGCGATCCGGCATCACCAGAGAGCATCGCCGATGTCGAATCCAAGATTGGGCTGCCATTGCCAGCCGAACTCAAGGATCTCTATCTACGCGTAGATGGGTACGGGCTACAGATGGAACCGGAAAGCATGATTTCACCGTGGTTCATTGTGCCCACCTCTGAAATATCTGATTTCGTGTCTGCCCATCGCGGCACGTTCGCCGATACGCACAGAAGCTTGTCTGATCGGTTCATTCCATTTATCGACTGGGCAAATGGCGATTCGATGGGTTACATCTACGATCGCGACGGCAATCTAATCGACGGGCTTCACATGTTCATGCATGAACTCTATCGTTATGATCCGGAACAAGAACCGGATGAGTTCATCCGCTCGTTTGAGGGTTCACTCGCTGATTTCCTGGAGCCGTAG
- a CDS encoding RusA family crossover junction endodeoxyribonuclease produces the protein MISKGGRDFRRDVCRLLRDMEVRPITGSLSVDVLIHPPDRRRRDIDNVLKALLDALQHGGAYEDDNQIVDLSIHKRCPIKGGKAIVRIEETDGRLCPQLSPRK, from the coding sequence TTGATCAGCAAAGGTGGTCGCGATTTTCGTCGTGACGTTTGCCGTTTGCTTCGTGACATGGAGGTCCGCCCCATCACCGGCTCGCTGTCGGTCGATGTGTTGATTCACCCGCCCGATCGTCGCCGGCGTGACATCGACAACGTGCTCAAAGCACTGCTCGATGCACTCCAACACGGCGGTGCGTACGAAGACGACAACCAAATCGTCGATCTCTCCATCCACAAACGCTGTCCGATTAAGGGCGGCAAAGCAATCGTCCGAATTGAGGAAACCGATGGTCGCCTTTGCCCACAACTATCGCCCCGCAAATAG
- a CDS encoding DUF2924 domain-containing protein codes for MIRVVVLQEGFEYEGQRFRSLTAVAKEVKDAEPNKRKVTPEMSRLLKHLTNPEVVRTIDPPHLLELLSPYQKYLTTRGFKLPARPSASKLDYEKLIHILATPSMDTPQDLLNALGMINDMATEQGMDALLSAARQVNIGLRLSGETSPADVAVQVWLANPAMLEAQHTWHTFKMPRRMECFSLAVDNHSPLLKLTSN; via the coding sequence ATGATCCGCGTGGTCGTATTGCAAGAAGGTTTTGAATACGAAGGCCAGCGATTCCGATCTTTGACAGCGGTTGCCAAAGAGGTCAAGGACGCCGAACCTAACAAGCGGAAAGTTACGCCCGAAATGTCTCGCCTTCTAAAGCACCTTACGAACCCCGAAGTCGTCCGTACCATCGACCCACCCCATCTGCTGGAATTGCTGTCACCGTACCAAAAGTATCTGACCACGCGAGGGTTCAAGCTGCCGGCCAGACCCTCCGCATCCAAACTCGACTACGAAAAACTCATTCACATTCTCGCCACACCGTCGATGGACACGCCACAAGATTTGCTGAATGCCCTGGGCATGATCAACGATATGGCCACGGAGCAGGGAATGGATGCCCTGCTATCTGCTGCCCGCCAAGTGAACATCGGTCTGCGATTGTCTGGCGAAACTTCGCCAGCCGACGTCGCGGTTCAAGTTTGGCTTGCCAATCCCGCGATGCTAGAAGCCCAACACACTTGGCACACCTTCAAGATGCCCCGCCGAATGGAGTGCTTTTCACTAGCAGTCGACAATCATTCGCCACTATTGAAGCTGACCAGCAATTGA
- a CDS encoding DUF2924 domain-containing protein, whose amino-acid sequence MTPKIAAEVARLPDMTVNDLIERYEQVHREECRSRNKQYLIRRIAWKLQANDEGGLSPETIGKAEGLAADAQTRVTAPRDIRNVLVTTNPPNAFVDWDPRLPPPGQMSQQ is encoded by the coding sequence ATGACGCCAAAGATTGCCGCTGAAGTCGCTCGGCTGCCGGACATGACCGTGAACGATTTGATTGAGCGATACGAGCAGGTTCATCGCGAAGAATGTCGAAGCCGGAACAAGCAGTATCTGATTCGACGCATCGCTTGGAAGCTGCAAGCGAATGACGAAGGCGGATTGTCGCCTGAGACGATCGGCAAAGCTGAGGGATTGGCGGCCGATGCGCAAACCCGAGTGACCGCGCCGCGGGACATTCGCAATGTTCTGGTGACGACGAACCCACCCAATGCATTTGTCGATTGGGATCCTCGGTTGCCGCCGCCCGGCCAAATGTCCCAGCAATAA
- a CDS encoding prenyltransferase/squalene oxidase repeat-containing protein translates to MDRWRDELPNDLSGSAAKQRGAKQAVGSPATLSRKPAPTSNTDADHEPTTEERIKRSAPPWLVSTVFHLILLLVLALISTPTGGRLGRLIFEIGSSEGTDDTAFDDFAIDVSEMPFDDSKDLTDSESEVDVMSAFEALNDASAEQMVPVEIGSAAMAEIAKPMFNGRSGAMKKALLTIFGGTQQTQDAVELGLDWLRRNQLPDGSWSMQGPYEDASTLENKTAATAMALLAFLGDGNTHREGPYAAQVDRGVKYLIKRQSRNGLMAEKVGGHNQQTYAQAQATIVLCELYGMSQDSRLRDNAQLAVEYAQESQSPQGGWRYFPKTDSDTSVTGWYVMALQSAISAGLSVDRNVFYSVERYLDSAQSFEGAAYGYLPRSRPSAPMTAEGLLCRQYIGWPQSHPKLIEGIDRLWETDPFEIRDKDVYYWYYATQVLHHFGGEPWQRWNRRMRVDLPNAQVKSGHERGSWRPQGDANRASGRLFTTCLSIYCLEVYYRHMPLYKH, encoded by the coding sequence ATGGATCGTTGGCGAGACGAATTGCCGAACGATCTTAGTGGTTCTGCGGCGAAGCAGCGCGGGGCGAAGCAGGCAGTGGGATCCCCAGCCACCCTATCTCGCAAGCCAGCCCCGACTTCGAATACCGATGCGGATCACGAGCCGACCACGGAAGAACGAATCAAGCGTTCGGCGCCGCCGTGGTTAGTCAGTACCGTATTCCATCTGATTCTGCTACTCGTGCTGGCCCTGATTTCGACCCCTACGGGTGGCCGACTCGGACGCTTGATATTCGAGATTGGTAGCAGCGAAGGGACCGACGATACAGCGTTTGACGATTTTGCGATCGACGTCAGCGAGATGCCGTTTGACGATTCGAAAGATCTGACCGACTCAGAGAGCGAAGTCGATGTGATGTCCGCGTTCGAAGCACTCAATGACGCCAGTGCGGAACAGATGGTGCCGGTTGAGATTGGTTCGGCAGCGATGGCCGAGATCGCTAAGCCGATGTTCAACGGTCGTAGCGGGGCGATGAAGAAAGCTCTGCTGACGATATTCGGTGGGACTCAGCAAACGCAAGACGCGGTAGAACTCGGACTCGACTGGCTCCGGCGAAACCAATTGCCTGACGGTTCCTGGAGTATGCAGGGGCCGTACGAAGATGCTTCGACATTGGAAAACAAGACGGCAGCAACGGCAATGGCGTTATTGGCTTTCTTAGGCGACGGGAATACGCATCGAGAGGGTCCCTATGCGGCGCAGGTCGATCGGGGAGTCAAGTATCTGATCAAGCGCCAATCACGCAACGGTTTGATGGCCGAGAAGGTTGGCGGCCATAATCAACAAACGTACGCTCAAGCTCAGGCGACGATTGTATTGTGTGAGCTTTACGGAATGAGCCAAGACTCACGGCTTCGTGATAACGCACAGTTGGCGGTCGAGTACGCACAAGAATCGCAAAGCCCTCAAGGCGGTTGGCGTTACTTTCCCAAAACCGATTCCGATACTTCAGTAACGGGTTGGTATGTCATGGCTTTGCAAAGTGCAATATCGGCTGGCTTGAGCGTCGATCGAAATGTTTTTTACAGCGTCGAAAGATACCTGGATTCGGCTCAAAGTTTCGAGGGGGCCGCCTACGGTTATCTGCCGCGCAGCCGTCCTTCGGCACCGATGACAGCCGAAGGATTGTTATGCCGACAATATATCGGTTGGCCTCAGAGCCATCCAAAGTTGATCGAGGGAATCGATCGTCTTTGGGAAACGGATCCGTTCGAAATCAGGGACAAAGACGTTTATTATTGGTATTATGCCACGCAAGTGCTGCACCACTTTGGCGGTGAACCGTGGCAGCGGTGGAATCGGCGGATGCGAGTCGATTTGCCGAATGCACAAGTCAAGAGTGGTCACGAACGAGGCAGTTGGCGACCTCAAGGCGATGCGAATCGCGCCTCGGGTAGGCTGTTTACGACCTGTCTATCGATCTATTGTTTGGAAGTCTATTATCGGCACATGCCGTTATATAAGCATTGA